From one Acidibrevibacterium fodinaquatile genomic stretch:
- the pqqD gene encoding pyrroloquinoline quinone biosynthesis peptide chaperone PqqD translates to MTVTLDSVPRFRPGVKFRFDPVRSAWVVLAPERLFLPDEQAVEILKLIDGVRSLGAIADDLAARFAAPRETIATDVAAMLGDLAEKGALAL, encoded by the coding sequence ATGACCGTCACCCTTGATAGTGTGCCGCGTTTCCGGCCCGGGGTGAAATTCCGCTTCGATCCGGTGCGCTCGGCCTGGGTGGTGCTCGCGCCCGAACGGCTGTTTCTCCCCGATGAGCAGGCCGTCGAGATTCTGAAGCTGATCGATGGCGTGCGTTCGCTCGGCGCCATCGCCGACGACCTCGCGGCGCGGTTTGCCGCCCCGCGCGAGACCATCGCCACCGACGTCGCCGCGATGCTCGGCGATCTCGCGGAAAAAGGAGCGCTCGCGCTATGA
- the pqqC gene encoding pyrroloquinoline-quinone synthase PqqC: MTTTDILTPDGLEAALRAIGAERYHNLHPFHKLLHGGQLSRGQVQAWALNRFYYQSRIPAKDAFLLARLPTPDLRRAWRSRILDHDGDGPGTGGIARWMKLAEGVGLDPDYVASTRGILPATRFAVDAYVDFVRDRTILEAIASSLTEMFSPTIIAERVSGMLRNYPFVTEATLAYFTPRLTQAPRDVEFALGYVKAHADSVEKQQAVLAALRFKCDVLWAQLDALYFAYVSPGFVPPGAFVPEAT; this comes from the coding sequence GTGACGACCACCGATATCCTCACCCCGGACGGGCTGGAAGCAGCCCTCCGCGCGATCGGCGCCGAGCGCTACCACAATCTCCACCCCTTCCATAAGCTGCTTCATGGCGGCCAGCTCAGCCGCGGCCAGGTGCAGGCCTGGGCGCTCAACCGCTTTTATTATCAGTCTCGCATCCCGGCCAAAGACGCGTTTCTGCTCGCCCGCCTCCCCACCCCTGACCTCCGCCGCGCCTGGCGTTCGCGTATCCTCGATCATGACGGCGACGGGCCGGGAACCGGCGGCATCGCGCGCTGGATGAAGCTTGCCGAAGGCGTTGGGCTCGATCCCGATTATGTCGCATCGACGCGCGGGATCCTGCCGGCGACCCGCTTCGCCGTTGATGCCTATGTCGATTTCGTCCGCGACCGGACGATCCTCGAAGCCATCGCCTCCTCGCTCACCGAGATGTTCTCGCCGACCATCATCGCCGAGCGGGTGTCCGGCATGCTGCGCAATTACCCGTTCGTCACCGAGGCGACGCTGGCCTATTTCACGCCGCGGCTGACGCAGGCGCCGCGCGACGTCGAATTCGCCCTCGGCTATGTCAAGGCGCACGCCGACAGCGTCGAGAAACAGCAAGCGGTACTGGCGGCGCTCCGCTTCAAATGCGATGTCCTCTGGGCGCAGCTCGATGCGCTGTATTTCGCCTATGTCTCGCCCGGCTTCGTGCCGCCTGGGGCGTTCGTGCCGGAAGCCACATGA
- the pqqE gene encoding pyrroloquinoline quinone biosynthesis protein PqqE: MTGFEPPMGLIVELTHRCPLQCPYCSNPLALERAAGELSTAEWQSVFDEAAKIGVLQLHFTGGEPTARRDLPDLVRHAAKAGLYTNIITSGVQLDDRLMEALMAAGIDHIQLSFQDVDPDNADRIAGYPGAHARKLAAAARIRAAGLPLTVNFVVHRQNIANVPRMIALAEGLGAARTEIAQVQYYGWGFKNRAALLPSRAELDATTATVEAARARLKGQMVIDYVIPDYYARRPKSCMGGWARRFINISPAGKAMPCHAAETLPGFVFPSVRETSLAAIWQHDPSFLRFRGTDWMPEPCQSCDRREIDWGGCRCQAFALTGDAARTDPACELAPDHAVMAEAVAERGETPPDFVYRRFGNNEAPTTIGETVS; the protein is encoded by the coding sequence ATGACCGGGTTCGAACCCCCGATGGGCCTCATCGTCGAACTCACCCATCGCTGTCCGTTGCAATGCCCGTATTGCTCGAACCCGCTCGCTCTGGAGCGCGCCGCCGGCGAGCTTTCCACCGCGGAATGGCAGAGCGTGTTCGACGAAGCAGCGAAAATCGGCGTCCTGCAGCTCCATTTCACCGGCGGCGAGCCAACCGCGCGGCGCGATCTCCCTGACCTCGTCCGCCATGCGGCAAAAGCGGGGCTTTATACCAATATCATCACCTCCGGTGTGCAGCTCGATGACCGGCTGATGGAAGCGCTGATGGCGGCCGGGATCGACCATATTCAGTTGAGCTTCCAGGATGTCGATCCCGACAATGCCGACCGCATCGCCGGCTATCCCGGCGCGCATGCCCGCAAATTGGCCGCCGCCGCGCGCATCCGCGCCGCCGGCTTGCCGCTCACCGTCAATTTCGTCGTCCATCGCCAGAACATCGCGAATGTTCCGCGCATGATCGCGCTCGCCGAGGGGCTGGGCGCGGCGCGGACGGAAATCGCGCAGGTGCAGTATTACGGCTGGGGTTTCAAAAACCGCGCCGCCCTGCTCCCGAGCCGGGCTGAACTCGATGCGACGACGGCGACGGTGGAAGCGGCGCGCGCGCGCCTCAAGGGGCAGATGGTGATCGACTACGTGATCCCGGATTATTACGCCCGGCGGCCGAAATCCTGCATGGGCGGCTGGGCGCGGCGGTTCATCAATATCTCGCCGGCGGGCAAGGCGATGCCGTGTCACGCCGCCGAGACGCTCCCCGGCTTCGTCTTCCCCTCGGTGCGGGAGACCTCGCTTGCCGCGATCTGGCAGCACGATCCCTCGTTTCTGCGCTTTCGCGGCACCGATTGGATGCCTGAACCCTGCCAATCCTGTGACCGGCGCGAGATCGATTGGGGTGGCTGCCGTTGCCAGGCTTTTGCCTTGACGGGCGATGCCGCGCGCACCGATCCGGCCTGCGAACTCGCCCCCGATCACGCGGTCATGGCGGAAGCGGTCGCCGAGCGCGGCGAGACGCCGCCGGATTTCGTCTATCGCCGTTTCGGCAACAATGAGGCGCCGACCACGATCGGTGAGACGGTTTCCTGA